CCGACGCCGGCTATCTGCGCGCGGAGCTGACCTTCCTCGACGGCGACCCGCTGCCGGTCACCGGCCGCATCCCGGCCCTGGCGCCGGACCGGGTCGCGCCCGATCCGGCGTACGCCGAGGATCTGTTCACCAGTCTTTTGCTCCCGATCGTGCCCTGGCACTGGGACTGGTTCTAAGCCGTCAGGTCGTGGCCCATCCGCGCGACCTTCGTCGCCATGTAGGTCGCCCGCTCGGGCCGGGACTCGGCGACCAGCGGCACCCGCTCGACGACCTCGAGGCCGAAACCGTCGAGTCCGGCCCGCTTCGCCGGGTTGTTGGTGAGCAGCCGCAGCCGGCGCAGGCCCAGATCGCGCAGGATCGCCGCGCCGACACCGTAGTCGCGCGCGTCCGCCGGCAGTCCGAGGGCCAGGTTGGCGTCCACTGTGTCGTACCCGGCATCCTGGAGTTGATAGGCCTGTAGCTTGTGACTCAGGCCAATGCCGCGCCCCTCGTGCCCGCGAAGATAGATCACCGCGCCGTGGCCGGCAGCGTCGATCATGTCCATCGCGGTGTGCAACTGGGCGCCGCAGTCACAGCGCCGCGACGCGAAGACGTCTCCGGTGAGGCACTCGGAATGCATCCGCACCAGCGCGGCCGGCTGGCTCGCCGGGTCGCCCTTGACCAGCGCGACACTCTGCACACCATCCACAACGGACTCGTAACCGTAGATCTCCCAATCGCCGTGGTCACTGGGCAGTCGGGTCACCGCGACCCGGCGGATGAGCGACTCGCTCTTGCGCCGGTAGGCGATCAGGTCCGCGATGCTGGTGATGAGCAGCCCGAAGCGGTCGCCGAAGCGGCGCAGGTCGTCGAGGCGCATCATCGTGCCGTCGTCGTTCATCACTTCGCAGATGACACCGGCGGCGGTCCGGCCGGCCAGCCGGGCGAGGTCGGCCGACGCCTCGGTGTGTCCGGCGCGGACCAACACACCGCCGGGGGTGGCCCGGAGCGTGAACACGTGACCGGGCCGGCGGAAATCCTCGGCCTGCGCCAGCGGATCGACGGCGTGCCGGATGGTCGCCGCGCGTTCGAACGCGCTGATCCCCGACACGCCGGGCACATCGAGGTCGATCGACACGCCGAAGTGGGTCTCGGCGTGGATGCCGGCCTGCGGGTCCATCGCGCCGATGGCGAGGTGGTCGAGCTGCCCGCCGTCGAGCGACAGGCAGACCAGCCCGCGGCCGTGCGTCACCATGAAGTTGATGATCTCGGGAGTCACCAGGTCGGCCGCGACGACCAGATCGCCTTCGTTCTCGCGGTCCTCGTCGTCGACCACGACCACGATCTCGCCGCGGCCGATGGCGTCGATCACGTCACTGACGGGCGCGAAGCCCCCCGCGGGTCGGGTCACTGCCCGAGCGCGGTGCGGCCCGCGCGCAGCCGGTCGAGGATGTCGACCGCGCCGTTGAGGTCGACCACCGGGAGGGTGCCGATCTGCGACCGGAACAGGTCGACGTCTTTGGAGAGCAGGTCGATCGACGGGTTGAGGAACGCCTCGCCCATCCAGCTTCCGCCCGAGCTGGTCCGCAGCACCTCGCGGAGCAGTTGGGGCCGCATGCCGGCCTGTTCGGCCAACACCATCATCTCGGCGTACGACACGGCGGTGTAAGCGGCCGACACGTTGTTGAGCAGCTTGGCCAGCGTGGGCTGGCCGAACTCGTCGAGCTTCACGCTGACCGCGCCGAGATCGGCGAACATGTCGGCCTCGCGGTCGTCGTGGTTGCCGGCCAGCATCAGCGTCAGCGTGCCGGCCCGGGCGCCACCGGCACCGCCGGAGACCGGCATCTCGATGAGCCGCCACGGCCGGTCGTCATACCGGCCGAGCCCCCGCGCGTAGTCGAGGTCGAGCGTGGTCGACACCAACACGCCGGCCCCCTCGGGCAGCGGCACGCTGTCGAGCGTCTTGAGCACCGACTCGGCCTGGTCGGTGAGGCGGACGACGACGAGCACGTGCGCGACCTCCGCCCACGGCACCTCGTGCAGCGACGTCACCGCCTCGAGGCCGGTCAGCTCCTGCCACTCGGCGCGCCGCTCCGGCGACAGGTCGACGCCGATCACCTCGCGGCCCTGGGCGACGAGCCGCTGTGCCATCGCGATGCCGATGTTTCCGAGACCCACAACTACCTTCACGCTACGACCTTTCGGGGATGGATCGGCTGCGCGGCAGCCAGATCGGCGGCGACGAGACAAGCCAGGTGCGGCGACACCGTCGTCGGGTGTTCACCGCAGGCGGCCGGAGGAGCGCCGGCCGCGGAGACGAGCACGACCGCGCCGCGCCCGCGACCGTCGAACTCGTCGATCGCGGCGTCGAGCGCGTCCCGGCAGGGCCCGGCGATCCGCAAGGTGTGGCCGGCCGGGCAATAGGGCAACACCGAAACCTCGAACTCGTCGTGTACGCGGTGCGCGTCCCGCGCGGTGACCACCAGATCCAGGCGGTGGTGGGCCAGCCGGACGATCCGGTGCCCCGTCCAGGGCTCGGCGGCCCAGCCTCGCGCGCGGCGTTGCGCCCGCAGCACATCGGCGATGTCGAGGCAGATCGTGCCGGTCTCCCGCGCGAACTCTTCGAGCTGCGTGGCCGTGGCCATCGCGCCGTCCTCGGCGAGGACACCGGCGAGCGCGACGCCTTGGCCGAGCCCGGCGATCTCGACGAGGTGCTGGAGCGCCTCGCTGAGCCAGTAGCGGCCGATGTCGCCGGTGTCGTCGATCGCGTTGGGCAGCACGTGTCCCGGTGTGCGCAGGTGCTCCCGGGTGGTGCGCGGATCGAGGATGGTCCGGATGGTCTGCGCGCGGTCGGCGGCGGAGACACCGGTGGTCACCGAGCCGCGGGCGTCGACGGCGACCAGGATGCCCTTCTGCAGCACGCCCGCGCCGTGTTGGCGGCCGATGCCGAGGTGCTCGAGCTGCGGCCGCGGCGCGCCGGCGTAGACGATGCCGCGGCAGCGGGTGACCAGGAAGTTGACCGACTCGGGGGTGATCGCGCGGCCCGCGTAGCCGGCGATCCCGAGATCGCTGACCCGGTCGGTGAGCACGACGTGGCAGCCGGCCCGGAGCCGGTCGACCGCCTCGGCGATGGCGCGGTTCACGCGTCGCCGCCGAGGGTGAGCCAGGAGGCCGGCCCGGTCCGCACCGTCGATGTTCCTTTGCGCATCGTGTCGGATGCGGAGTCGGTTATCCACCGGCGGTGCTTCGGCCATGAGGTGTGGCTCAGCATCAGTCCGAGTTGGGAGCCCTTGGCGAACCGCCACGCGATGGGACCGAGGGCGATCTGCGCTGCCGCGTTGCCGGCCTGGTCGGCGGCCCGCGCTGGTGTGCTGGTGGCGCCGTCGGCGACCAGCATGACCCGGCCGTCCGGGCCGCGCTCGACCAGGCGGGCCACCCAGCGGACGCCGGGGCCGGCCTCGGTGGCGATTGTGCATCGCACATTGCCGGCGATGTCGAGTGCATCGGCGAGCGGATCGCCGAACCAGCTCAACACGTCGGGTCGGCCCAGCAATGACCGTTGGTCGCGCGGCCCCGCGTTGGCGGCGACTTCGAGACCGGGAAGGAACGTCGTGCCACCGAGCGTGGGTGTGGGGTCCGCTTCGTCGTAGTCGAGCGGGGTGACACCCGGCTCACCCGCGGCGTCCGAGAGCGTCCCGTCGGCGCCGAGGAAGAGCCGAAGCGGGTCCTGGGGCGGCGGCCAGCTACCCGACATCCAGCCCCGGCCGTGGTGGAACCAGGTGGCCGCCGATCGTGGGCTGTCATCCGTGCTGCGGAGCCAGCGGTCGAACCAGTCGAGTTGCCGGTCGGTGAGACCGATCGCCGCTCCCGAGGCGGCTGGCCCGAAGTCGAACTCGGGGAAGACGCCCGGGTTGGCGCCGCCGTGCGGCCACGGACCGACGATCAGCTCACGCGGCCCGGCGCCCGGTCCGGCGGCCAGGATCGTGCCTCGCAGGAAGAGGTCGAACCAGCCGGCGATCACGAGCGCGGGCACGGCGACGTCGGCGGCAGGCCGACAGACCGCGGCGAGCTCGGCCATCGCCGCCGCCCGGCGTTCGTCGTCGAGCCAGGCGGCCAGCCACGACGGCAGACTGCCCCGCCCCACCCGATCGCCGTCGTCGCGGTTGGCGTCGGCGAGCCGCTCGGTGCGGTGGACGGCGCGCTGACCGAGGCGGGCGCCGTCGGGCGGTGGCAGGTCGGCTCGATCGCGTTCGTAGAGGACGGCATCGGCGAGTTCGGGGTCGCCGACGAGGTGGCGCAGTGACCAGAAGGCGAGAAAGCCCCACTCCAGGGCCGAATCGCCGCCGAACCAGTCGCGGGCCGGGTTGGCGCCCGAGAACATCGGTGCGATGGCGCGCAGGCCGTCGGGGCGCAACGCGGCCGTCTGCCATTGCAGGAACGCCGAGTAGGAGCGGCCGAACATGCCGAGATTCCCGTCGGACCACGGCTGCGCGGTGATCCAGCGCAGCGTGTCGACGCCGTCGGCGGCCTCGTTGACAAAGGGCGTGAACTCGCCGTCCGACGAGAACCGGCCGCGGCAGTCCTGCGTGACGACCGCGTAGCCGCGGCGCACGGCGCGGGTCGTGTCGAGGGCTCCGTCGCGGATCGCGGGCGCGTTCTTGTCGTAGGGAACGCGCTGGAGCAGCGTCGGGAAGGGCCCGGCACCGGCAGGTAGCTGCACGTCGGCCCGCAGCACCGTGCCGTCGGACATCGGGACCGGGACGTCGAAGGAGACCTGCATGCGCGAACTCTATATCATTTAAATGAAAGGACTCAACGGGTCTCGTGCCACGGCTTGGACCGCTCGGCGTAGGCACCGACCCGCGGGCGCGGCGACGGCTCCTCCCGCAGCGGCGTCACCTCGCGCAGGCCGGCCAGGCTGCGTCGGGCGAGTTCGGCGTAGACGTCCTGGCCGGTGCGCATCCAGTCGCCCATGCTGGGGTCCAACGGCTTCACCACGGCCGGGTTGCCGACGGCCAGCGAGTTGGGCGGCACCTGGGTGCCCGTGCGCACGAAACTGCACGCGCCGACGAGGGAGCCGGCCCCGATGACGGCGCCGTCCATCACCACCGCGTTCATCCCGATCAGCGACCGCGTCCCGATCGTGCAGCCGTGCAGCACGACACCGTGCCCGATGTGGCTGAACTCCTCGAGCACCGCGTCGGCGCCGGGAAACGCGTGCACGACACAGGTGTCCTGGACGTTGGAGTAGGCGCCGACGACGATCCGCCCGAAGTCGCCGCGCAGGCTGGCCGACGGGCCGATGTAGCAGCCGGCGCCGATGCTGACGTCGCCGATGACGGTGGCCGACGGGTGCACGTAGGCGTCCGGAGCGACGATCGGAACGACATCGTCGATCTCATAAAATGTCATATCACGTACCCACCGTTGGGGCTGATGACCTGGCCCGTGATGAACCCGGCCGCCTCGGAGGCCAGGAACGCGACGAGCGGCGCTATGTCGCCCGGATCGCCCACCCGCCCGAGGGGTGTCGCCGCCAGCGCCCGGGGCAGGAACTCCGACGGAAAGTCGTCGGCCTCGGTCAGCCGCGAGCGCACGAAGCCCGGCGCGACCGAGTTGACGGTCACCCCGTAAGGCCCGAGCTCCTTGGCCACCGCCTTGGTGAGCCCGACGATCCCGGCCTTGGCCGCGCTGTAGTGACTGTGCAGCGGCGACCCGGTCAGCGCCGCGACCGAGCTCATGTTGATGATCCGCCCGTACCCGTTGGTCACCATCGCGTCGACGACGGCCTTGGTGCAGGTGAAGGTCCCGGTGAGGTGGACGGCGATCATCTTGTCCCAGGTCTCCCGGGACAGCTCCAGAAACGGCGTGTAGCGGGCATGCCCGGCGTTGTTGACCAGGATGTCGGCGCTCCGGCCGAACCGCTCGACCAGCGCGGCGACCGCCTGCTCGACGGCGGCCGCGTCACTGACGTCGGCGGCGAGCGCGAGCGCGGTCCCACCGCCGCTGTTGATCCCGCGGGCCACCGATTCCGCCGCCAGCCGGTCGAGGTCGAGCACCGCCACGGCGGCTCCCCGCGCGGCGAACTGCCGCGCCACCTCCGCCCCGATGCCGGATCCACCGCCGGTCACCAGCGCGGTCCGGCCCTCCAGGTCATGGGTCATGAAGGCAAATCTATTATATGTTAGAGATATTACTCAAGAGTACGCCTGGGGCCTTGATGTCGATCTATGGACCGCTCTAAAGTCCTAACACGTTAAGACAATGGAGCGCTTGGTGATCGAGTTCTCGCTGCACCCCGGCTCGGGCGTCGCGCCCTACCTGCAGATCGTCCAGCAGGTGCGGCAGTCGCTGCGGCTCGGCCTGCTGCGCGAAGGTGATCGCCTGCCCACCATCAAAGCGGTGGTGGCACAGCTCGCGATCAACCCGAACACGGTGCTCAAGGCCTACCGGGAGCTCGAGCACGAGGGCCTGGTCGAGCCGCGCCCGGGCGCCGGCACCTTCGTGCTGCGCACCCTCGCCGACGACTCGCTCACCGCACACGAGCCCCTCCGCGCGGAGTTGCGTGCCTGGCTCGACCGGGCGCGGCGGGCCGGCATCGACGACGACAGCATCGAGGCACTGTTCTGGACGACCTTCCGGTCAGCCCACCGATAGGCAGGGAGGAAATGGCGTGAGCGAGGAACTGCCATGACCGCCGTGGTGCGCGCGCACGGGCTGGGCAAGCGATTCGGGCGCCGCTGGGCGCTGTCCGACTGCACGGTCGACATCCCGGCCGGCCGCGTCGTCGGGCTGGTGGGTCCCAACGGCGCCGGCAAGACCACGCTGTTGCGCCTGGTCGTCGGGCAACTCGCGCCGACCGCCGGTGACATCGAGGTGCTCGGTGCACCGGCCGGCGCCGACGCCACGCTGAGCCGGGTGGGCTATGTCGCGCAGTCGACCCCGGTCTACCCGGGATTCACGGTCGACGAGCATCTGACCCTGGGCGACCGGCTCAACCCGCGCTGGGACATGCGCGTGGCGCGGGATCGCGTCGAGAGCGCGGGCCTGGATCCACGGCAACGTGCCGGGCGGCTCTCCGGTGGTCATCGCGCGCAACTCGCGCTCACGATGGCGCTCGCCAAGCGCCCCGAGTTGCTCGTGCTGGACGAGCCTCTCACCGCCCTCGACCCGCTCGCGCGCCGCGAGTTCCTGCAGGGCCTGATGGCGTCGACCGCCGG
This genomic interval from Asanoa ferruginea contains the following:
- a CDS encoding bifunctional 3,4-dihydroxy-2-butanone-4-phosphate synthase/GTP cyclohydrolase II; amino-acid sequence: MTRPAGGFAPVSDVIDAIGRGEIVVVVDDEDRENEGDLVVAADLVTPEIINFMVTHGRGLVCLSLDGGQLDHLAIGAMDPQAGIHAETHFGVSIDLDVPGVSGISAFERAATIRHAVDPLAQAEDFRRPGHVFTLRATPGGVLVRAGHTEASADLARLAGRTAAGVICEVMNDDGTMMRLDDLRRFGDRFGLLITSIADLIAYRRKSESLIRRVAVTRLPSDHGDWEIYGYESVVDGVQSVALVKGDPASQPAALVRMHSECLTGDVFASRRCDCGAQLHTAMDMIDAAGHGAVIYLRGHEGRGIGLSHKLQAYQLQDAGYDTVDANLALGLPADARDYGVGAAILRDLGLRRLRLLTNNPAKRAGLDGFGLEVVERVPLVAESRPERATYMATKVARMGHDLTA
- a CDS encoding NAD(P)-binding domain-containing protein, which produces MKVVVGLGNIGIAMAQRLVAQGREVIGVDLSPERRAEWQELTGLEAVTSLHEVPWAEVAHVLVVVRLTDQAESVLKTLDSVPLPEGAGVLVSTTLDLDYARGLGRYDDRPWRLIEMPVSGGAGGARAGTLTLMLAGNHDDREADMFADLGAVSVKLDEFGQPTLAKLLNNVSAAYTAVSYAEMMVLAEQAGMRPQLLREVLRTSSGGSWMGEAFLNPSIDLLSKDVDLFRSQIGTLPVVDLNGAVDILDRLRAGRTALGQ
- a CDS encoding 3,4-dihydroxy-2-butanone-4-phosphate synthase; this translates as MNRAIAEAVDRLRAGCHVVLTDRVSDLGIAGYAGRAITPESVNFLVTRCRGIVYAGAPRPQLEHLGIGRQHGAGVLQKGILVAVDARGSVTTGVSAADRAQTIRTILDPRTTREHLRTPGHVLPNAIDDTGDIGRYWLSEALQHLVEIAGLGQGVALAGVLAEDGAMATATQLEEFARETGTICLDIADVLRAQRRARGWAAEPWTGHRIVRLAHHRLDLVVTARDAHRVHDEFEVSVLPYCPAGHTLRIAGPCRDALDAAIDEFDGRGRGAVVLVSAAGAPPAACGEHPTTVSPHLACLVAADLAAAQPIHPRKVVA
- a CDS encoding CocE/NonD family hydrolase; protein product: MQVSFDVPVPMSDGTVLRADVQLPAGAGPFPTLLQRVPYDKNAPAIRDGALDTTRAVRRGYAVVTQDCRGRFSSDGEFTPFVNEAADGVDTLRWITAQPWSDGNLGMFGRSYSAFLQWQTAALRPDGLRAIAPMFSGANPARDWFGGDSALEWGFLAFWSLRHLVGDPELADAVLYERDRADLPPPDGARLGQRAVHRTERLADANRDDGDRVGRGSLPSWLAAWLDDERRAAAMAELAAVCRPAADVAVPALVIAGWFDLFLRGTILAAGPGAGPRELIVGPWPHGGANPGVFPEFDFGPAASGAAIGLTDRQLDWFDRWLRSTDDSPRSAATWFHHGRGWMSGSWPPPQDPLRLFLGADGTLSDAAGEPGVTPLDYDEADPTPTLGGTTFLPGLEVAANAGPRDQRSLLGRPDVLSWFGDPLADALDIAGNVRCTIATEAGPGVRWVARLVERGPDGRVMLVADGATSTPARAADQAGNAAAQIALGPIAWRFAKGSQLGLMLSHTSWPKHRRWITDSASDTMRKGTSTVRTGPASWLTLGGDA
- a CDS encoding gamma carbonic anhydrase family protein codes for the protein MTFYEIDDVVPIVAPDAYVHPSATVIGDVSIGAGCYIGPSASLRGDFGRIVVGAYSNVQDTCVVHAFPGADAVLEEFSHIGHGVVLHGCTIGTRSLIGMNAVVMDGAVIGAGSLVGACSFVRTGTQVPPNSLAVGNPAVVKPLDPSMGDWMRTGQDVYAELARRSLAGLREVTPLREEPSPRPRVGAYAERSKPWHETR
- a CDS encoding SDR family NAD(P)-dependent oxidoreductase, producing MTHDLEGRTALVTGGGSGIGAEVARQFAARGAAVAVLDLDRLAAESVARGINSGGGTALALAADVSDAAAVEQAVAALVERFGRSADILVNNAGHARYTPFLELSRETWDKMIAVHLTGTFTCTKAVVDAMVTNGYGRIINMSSVAALTGSPLHSHYSAAKAGIVGLTKAVAKELGPYGVTVNSVAPGFVRSRLTEADDFPSEFLPRALAATPLGRVGDPGDIAPLVAFLASEAAGFITGQVISPNGGYVI
- a CDS encoding GntR family transcriptional regulator; this translates as MIEFSLHPGSGVAPYLQIVQQVRQSLRLGLLREGDRLPTIKAVVAQLAINPNTVLKAYRELEHEGLVEPRPGAGTFVLRTLADDSLTAHEPLRAELRAWLDRARRAGIDDDSIEALFWTTFRSAHR
- a CDS encoding ABC transporter ATP-binding protein; this translates as MTAVVRAHGLGKRFGRRWALSDCTVDIPAGRVVGLVGPNGAGKTTLLRLVVGQLAPTAGDIEVLGAPAGADATLSRVGYVAQSTPVYPGFTVDEHLTLGDRLNPRWDMRVARDRVESAGLDPRQRAGRLSGGHRAQLALTMALAKRPELLVLDEPLTALDPLARREFLQGLMASTAGSDVSVVFSSHLIGDLERICDYLLVLTASRIRLAGDIDDLIASHHLLTGARRDTGWPAGAEVISARHTERQTTLVVRAPRPVDDPTWTVAGISLEDLILAYLKNDAAGVTPLEVAR